A window of Rhododendron vialii isolate Sample 1 chromosome 13a, ASM3025357v1 contains these coding sequences:
- the LOC131314907 gene encoding putative GATA transcription factor 13 isoform X2, which produces MKGWGFLNAIDFKIDTKDSFPMPNMDFLDLPKECLEGDCLDEGDWDEKFKALGPIPSEAFMGPSEVFGDNTGNAALVPTISGPSENSPGAFQSPSPDSVLERITSETPIGVHSRTKRRSSTTKPWRELLAPISSTSKRSSEVSKRKPKKRKWLSELSNSSQRSSATKRCSHCAAKDTPQWREGPMGPKTLCNACGVRYRSGRLLPEYRPLASPTFVESMHSNSHKKVIQMREKALQGPTIESMRSNSPRQVVETDKKALQGVFIDKEIDPPSSPPPEFVPLSGYLYDCVLGSSGQYPLNGSLFR; this is translated from the exons ATGAAGGGGTGGGGATTCTTGAACGCAATTGACTTCAAAATTGACACTAAGGACTCTTTTCCCATGCCAAATATGGATTTTCTTGACTTGCCCAAAGAATGTTTGGAAGGGGATTGTCTCGATGAAGGAGATTGGGACGAGAAGTTCAAGGCTCTTGGGCCGATTCCTTCGGAAGCTTTTATGGGTCCATCTGAAGTTTTTGGTGACAACACTGGCAATGCTGCCTTGGTGCCTACCATCTCTGGTCCG AGCGAGAATTCACCCGGTGCATTCCAATCACCCAGCCCAGACTCAGTCCTCGAACGCATCACCTCTGAAACACCCATTGGGGTCCACAGTCGCACCAAGCGACGGTCTTCAACCACCAAGCCGTGGAGAGAGTTGTTGGCCCCCATATCGTCAACTTCCAAACGATCAAGTGAAGTTTCCAAAAggaaaccaaagaaaagaaagtggctATCAGAGCTATCCAATTCCTCTCAACGGTCTTCAGCAACTAAAAGATGCTCGCATTGCGCGGCTAAAGACACCCCACAGTGGAGGGAAGGGCCAATGGGGCCCAAGACCCTTTGCAACGCATGTGGGGTCCGGTATAGGTCCGGCCGCCTCCTTCCAGAGTACCGGCCACTGGCGAGTCCTACGTTTGTTGAATCTATGCACTCAAATTCCCACAAAAAGGTTATCCAGATGAGGGAGAAAGCTCTTCAAGGACCAACCATAGAGTCTATGCGCTCAAATTCCCCGAGGCAGGTTGTTGAGACGGACAAGAAGGCTCTTCAGGGAGTTTTCATTGATAAGGAGATAGACCCTCCATCTTCGCCGCCACCAGAATTTGTTCCTTTGAGTGGTTATTTGTATGATTGCGTATTAGGAAGTTCCGGGCAATATCCTTTGAATGGGAGCTTGTTTCGTTGA
- the LOC131314907 gene encoding putative GATA transcription factor 13 isoform X1 encodes MSKQIMCSDPFGKSVSMKGWGFLNAIDFKIDTKDSFPMPNMDFLDLPKECLEGDCLDEGDWDEKFKALGPIPSEAFMGPSEVFGDNTGNAALVPTISGPSENSPGAFQSPSPDSVLERITSETPIGVHSRTKRRSSTTKPWRELLAPISSTSKRSSEVSKRKPKKRKWLSELSNSSQRSSATKRCSHCAAKDTPQWREGPMGPKTLCNACGVRYRSGRLLPEYRPLASPTFVESMHSNSHKKVIQMREKALQGPTIESMRSNSPRQVVETDKKALQGVFIDKEIDPPSSPPPEFVPLSGYLYDCVLGSSGQYPLNGSLFR; translated from the exons ATGTCGAAGCAAATAATGTGCTCTGACCCTTTTGG AAAATCAGTCAGTATGAAGGGGTGGGGATTCTTGAACGCAATTGACTTCAAAATTGACACTAAGGACTCTTTTCCCATGCCAAATATGGATTTTCTTGACTTGCCCAAAGAATGTTTGGAAGGGGATTGTCTCGATGAAGGAGATTGGGACGAGAAGTTCAAGGCTCTTGGGCCGATTCCTTCGGAAGCTTTTATGGGTCCATCTGAAGTTTTTGGTGACAACACTGGCAATGCTGCCTTGGTGCCTACCATCTCTGGTCCG AGCGAGAATTCACCCGGTGCATTCCAATCACCCAGCCCAGACTCAGTCCTCGAACGCATCACCTCTGAAACACCCATTGGGGTCCACAGTCGCACCAAGCGACGGTCTTCAACCACCAAGCCGTGGAGAGAGTTGTTGGCCCCCATATCGTCAACTTCCAAACGATCAAGTGAAGTTTCCAAAAggaaaccaaagaaaagaaagtggctATCAGAGCTATCCAATTCCTCTCAACGGTCTTCAGCAACTAAAAGATGCTCGCATTGCGCGGCTAAAGACACCCCACAGTGGAGGGAAGGGCCAATGGGGCCCAAGACCCTTTGCAACGCATGTGGGGTCCGGTATAGGTCCGGCCGCCTCCTTCCAGAGTACCGGCCACTGGCGAGTCCTACGTTTGTTGAATCTATGCACTCAAATTCCCACAAAAAGGTTATCCAGATGAGGGAGAAAGCTCTTCAAGGACCAACCATAGAGTCTATGCGCTCAAATTCCCCGAGGCAGGTTGTTGAGACGGACAAGAAGGCTCTTCAGGGAGTTTTCATTGATAAGGAGATAGACCCTCCATCTTCGCCGCCACCAGAATTTGTTCCTTTGAGTGGTTATTTGTATGATTGCGTATTAGGAAGTTCCGGGCAATATCCTTTGAATGGGAGCTTGTTTCGTTGA
- the LOC131314908 gene encoding protein-tyrosine sulfotransferase isoform X2 codes for MDCALKCVALLVLLGCAFSKISASLVKDDYEHCKNTVNKWASSSPDLEVKEEKHRLQDLLFFLHVPRTGGRTYFHCFLRKLYSSSLECPRSYDKLRFDPSKHNCRLLVTHDDYSMMSRLPMEKTSVVTILRNPIDRVFSTYEFSIEVAARFLVHPNLTSVARMAGRLRSKQGGVSTLDIWPWKYLVPWMREDLFARRDARELQGLYSRSNDSYNMEHTVMPLHEYINDPIARDIIHNGATFQIAGLTNNSYLAEAHEVRRCVLKHQTLGEYVLEVAKKRLDNMLYVGLTDDHRESATMFANVVGAQVISQKIASNYSKNPVDDDISEESSSPEYHQNSSTDQNASKISAAQIINAKNEHMTVGRLMEAYETCISSLRRTQKQRRTASLKRISPANFSKEARLDVPEVVLQQIKSLNILDMELYRYAQSSFSKQHKQMMQQLKLQEKDIKFDDPYSAASRNFLLFAISIILLLLFIGLFVKRRRTLKLKL; via the exons ATGGATTGTGCTCTTAAGTGTGTTGCGTTGCTGGTGCTCCTCGGATGTG ctttttcaaaaataagtgCCTCACTTGTCAAAGATGACTATGAGCATTGCAAGAATACCGTCAACAAGTGGGCTTCTTCTTCCCCTGATTTAgaagtcaaagaagaaaaacataGACTACAGGATTTGCTATTTTTCCTTCATGTTCCGAGAACGGGTGGGCGAACATATTTCCATTG TTTCTTGAGAAAGTTGTATTCGAGCTCTTTGGAATGTCCCCGTTCATATGATAAGTTGCGGTTTGATCCGAG CAAACACAATTGCAGGTTATTGGTTACTCATGATGACTACAGCATGATGTCGAGACTTCCCATGGAAAAAACTTCGGTGGTGACAATACTGAGGAACCCAATTGACCGCGTCTTTAGCACTTACGAATTTTCTATAGAGGTAGCAGCAAGGTTTCTGGTGCATCCTAACCTAACATCCGTTGCACGAATGGCTGGACGATTACGTTCGAAGCAGGGTGGGGTAAGCACATTGGATATTTGGCCGTGGAAGTATTTGGTTCCCTGGATGAGAGAGGACCTATTCGCTCGG AGAGATGCCAGAGAGCTTCAGGGACTTTACAGTAGAAGTAATGACTCTTATAATATGGAACACACGGTAATGCCATTACATGAATACATTAATGATCCTATAGCTCGGGATATCATTCACAATGGAGCCACATTCCAG ATTGCAGGGCTCACAAACAACTCTTATCTAGCTGAGGCGCATGAAGTGCGTCGGTGTGTACTGAAGCATCAAACTCTAGGTGAATACGTGCTTGAAGTTGCTAAG aagaggttggataataTGCTGTATGTTGGACTTACTGATGACCACAGAGAATCGGCAACAATGTTCGCAAATGTGGTTGGTGCTCAGGTGATATCCCAGAAAATAGCATCCAATTACAGCAAGAATCCTGTGGATGATGACATATCAG AAGAGAGCTCATCTCCAGAATATCACCAG AATAGCAGCACAGACCAAAATGCAAGTAAAATTTCTGCTGCTCAAATCATCAATGCAAAAAATGAACAT ATGACTGTGGGAAGACTTATGGAAGCGTACGAAACTTGTATTTCTAGCTTACGAAGGACCCAAAAACAACGACGTACTGCTTCTTTGAAGAGAATCTCCCCAGCGAACTTTAGTAAGGAG GCCCGTCTTGATGTTCCTGAAGTGGTGCTCCAGCAGATCAAATCACTTAACATCTTAGATATGGAACTCTACAGATATGCCCAGTCCAGCTTCTCGAAGCAACATAAACAAATGATGCAGCAACTCAAA TTGCAGGAGAAGGACATCAAGTTTGATGACCCATACAGTGCGGCCTCCAGGAACTTCCTTTTGTTCGCTATCTCCATAATCTTACTCCTTTTGTTCATTGGATTATttgtaaaaagaagaagaacgttGAAACTCAAACTATAA
- the LOC131314908 gene encoding protein-tyrosine sulfotransferase isoform X1, which yields MYMTNIYIYNICAPKSLILCCFSLLGLIGGSSLLLSLQIALQDFNLSSEVNRAELSWMDCALKCVALLVLLGCAFSKISASLVKDDYEHCKNTVNKWASSSPDLEVKEEKHRLQDLLFFLHVPRTGGRTYFHCFLRKLYSSSLECPRSYDKLRFDPSKHNCRLLVTHDDYSMMSRLPMEKTSVVTILRNPIDRVFSTYEFSIEVAARFLVHPNLTSVARMAGRLRSKQGGVSTLDIWPWKYLVPWMREDLFARRDARELQGLYSRSNDSYNMEHTVMPLHEYINDPIARDIIHNGATFQIAGLTNNSYLAEAHEVRRCVLKHQTLGEYVLEVAKKRLDNMLYVGLTDDHRESATMFANVVGAQVISQKIASNYSKNPVDDDISEESSSPEYHQNSSTDQNASKISAAQIINAKNEHMTVGRLMEAYETCISSLRRTQKQRRTASLKRISPANFSKEARLDVPEVVLQQIKSLNILDMELYRYAQSSFSKQHKQMMQQLKLQEKDIKFDDPYSAASRNFLLFAISIILLLLFIGLFVKRRRTLKLKL from the exons ATGTACATgacaaatatatacatatataatatatgtgcACCGAAAAGTCTGATTCTGTgctgtttctctctcctcggTTTGATTGGGGGCTCCTCG TTGCTTCTATCACTCCAAATTGCATTGCAAGACTTCAACTTGAGCAG tgaagtaaatagagcTGAACTGAGCTGGATGGATTGTGCTCTTAAGTGTGTTGCGTTGCTGGTGCTCCTCGGATGTG ctttttcaaaaataagtgCCTCACTTGTCAAAGATGACTATGAGCATTGCAAGAATACCGTCAACAAGTGGGCTTCTTCTTCCCCTGATTTAgaagtcaaagaagaaaaacataGACTACAGGATTTGCTATTTTTCCTTCATGTTCCGAGAACGGGTGGGCGAACATATTTCCATTG TTTCTTGAGAAAGTTGTATTCGAGCTCTTTGGAATGTCCCCGTTCATATGATAAGTTGCGGTTTGATCCGAG CAAACACAATTGCAGGTTATTGGTTACTCATGATGACTACAGCATGATGTCGAGACTTCCCATGGAAAAAACTTCGGTGGTGACAATACTGAGGAACCCAATTGACCGCGTCTTTAGCACTTACGAATTTTCTATAGAGGTAGCAGCAAGGTTTCTGGTGCATCCTAACCTAACATCCGTTGCACGAATGGCTGGACGATTACGTTCGAAGCAGGGTGGGGTAAGCACATTGGATATTTGGCCGTGGAAGTATTTGGTTCCCTGGATGAGAGAGGACCTATTCGCTCGG AGAGATGCCAGAGAGCTTCAGGGACTTTACAGTAGAAGTAATGACTCTTATAATATGGAACACACGGTAATGCCATTACATGAATACATTAATGATCCTATAGCTCGGGATATCATTCACAATGGAGCCACATTCCAG ATTGCAGGGCTCACAAACAACTCTTATCTAGCTGAGGCGCATGAAGTGCGTCGGTGTGTACTGAAGCATCAAACTCTAGGTGAATACGTGCTTGAAGTTGCTAAG aagaggttggataataTGCTGTATGTTGGACTTACTGATGACCACAGAGAATCGGCAACAATGTTCGCAAATGTGGTTGGTGCTCAGGTGATATCCCAGAAAATAGCATCCAATTACAGCAAGAATCCTGTGGATGATGACATATCAG AAGAGAGCTCATCTCCAGAATATCACCAG AATAGCAGCACAGACCAAAATGCAAGTAAAATTTCTGCTGCTCAAATCATCAATGCAAAAAATGAACAT ATGACTGTGGGAAGACTTATGGAAGCGTACGAAACTTGTATTTCTAGCTTACGAAGGACCCAAAAACAACGACGTACTGCTTCTTTGAAGAGAATCTCCCCAGCGAACTTTAGTAAGGAG GCCCGTCTTGATGTTCCTGAAGTGGTGCTCCAGCAGATCAAATCACTTAACATCTTAGATATGGAACTCTACAGATATGCCCAGTCCAGCTTCTCGAAGCAACATAAACAAATGATGCAGCAACTCAAA TTGCAGGAGAAGGACATCAAGTTTGATGACCCATACAGTGCGGCCTCCAGGAACTTCCTTTTGTTCGCTATCTCCATAATCTTACTCCTTTTGTTCATTGGATTATttgtaaaaagaagaagaacgttGAAACTCAAACTATAA